One Alligator mississippiensis isolate rAllMis1 chromosome 1, rAllMis1, whole genome shotgun sequence genomic window carries:
- the GLO1 gene encoding lactoylglutathione lyase has translation MSEPHGLSDEAAYSACSDPDPSTKDFLMQQTMLRIKDPTKSLDFYTRILGMTLLQKFDFPTMKFSLYFLAYEDKNDIPKDKTEKTAWTFSRKATLELTHNWGTENDESQAYHNGNSDPRGFGHIGIAVPDVNAACKRFEELGVKFVKKPDDGKMKGLAFVQDPDGYWIEILNPNYMVTLT, from the exons ATGTCGGAGCCTCACGGCCTCTCCGATGAAGCAGCCTACAGCGCCTGCTCCGACCCGGATCCCAGCACCAAG GACTTTCTGATGCAGCAAACCATGTTAAGAATAAAAGATCCTACAAAGTCACTAGATTTTTACACAAGAATTCTTGGAATGAC ATTGCTTCAAAAATTTGACTTTCCTACAATGAAGTTCTCGCTTTATTTCCTGGCATACGAGGATAAAAATGACATCCCAAAAGATAAAACAGAGAAGACAGCTTGGACCTTCTCTAGGAAGGCTACCCTTGAATTGACACA TAATTGGGGCACTGAAAATGATGAGAGTCAGGCTTACCATAATGGCAACTCAGACCCTCGAGGATTTG GTCACATTGGAATTGCTGTCCCTGATGTAAATGCAGCTTGTAAGAGGTTTGAAGAGTTAGGAGTGAAATTTGTGAAGAAACCAGATGATG gtaAAATGAAAGGACTTGCATTTGTACAAGATCCTGATGGCTACTGGATTGAAATTTTGAACCCTAACTACATGGTGACCCTCACCTAG